In one Bacillus thuringiensis genomic region, the following are encoded:
- a CDS encoding ATP-binding protein produces MKESFLSYKEEERNAKILLWVLYVIVIAYQIFYAIVLEDKSIMDKGYNIIWQVICGVAILCVNIYLLKKEKANLVKYAWIFAYIGIEIANIISYIFYNKAAFDTTNIIEIILIFFVPIFLNKKFYVFLLSSIVGKYLIYLFVLEEIKAFMFLIMYTLILIVAYIILNRFLQYLSAVKESIAIASESQKLAVIGKMAATVGHEIKNPLASLKGFTQLQREKHEEDPVYKRMIFEIENMNNMISELMEVATCKPSIYKKHDLGKIVLQATTTLREKMNELNVQLISNVEEKTIEVECDERKIRGVFLYTIKNALEAMEQGGILHLRLENKGKEYVMISLIDNGHGIKQENLARVTEAFYTTKQDKIGLGLTVANRIVTEHLGELHISSERNTGTRIDIILPRKCGNTEIQVEEKLGVTI; encoded by the coding sequence GTGAAAGAAAGTTTTCTATCATATAAAGAAGAAGAAAGGAATGCAAAAATCCTTTTATGGGTGTTATATGTCATTGTTATTGCATATCAAATTTTTTATGCAATCGTATTAGAAGATAAATCAATAATGGATAAGGGATACAACATAATATGGCAAGTTATTTGCGGAGTAGCAATACTGTGCGTGAATATATATTTACTAAAAAAAGAAAAGGCAAACCTTGTTAAATATGCATGGATATTTGCATACATAGGGATAGAAATCGCTAATATAATTTCGTATATTTTTTATAATAAGGCGGCGTTTGATACGACAAATATAATAGAGATTATTCTCATTTTCTTTGTACCCATATTTTTAAATAAAAAATTTTATGTGTTTTTGCTTTCCTCTATTGTAGGAAAATATTTAATTTATTTATTTGTATTAGAGGAAATAAAAGCATTTATGTTCCTTATTATGTATACCCTTATATTAATAGTTGCATATATCATTTTAAACCGATTTTTACAATATCTTTCAGCTGTAAAGGAAAGTATTGCGATTGCTAGTGAATCACAAAAATTAGCAGTAATCGGAAAAATGGCAGCGACGGTTGGACATGAAATTAAAAATCCACTCGCTTCATTAAAAGGATTTACGCAATTACAAAGAGAGAAGCATGAAGAGGATCCTGTTTATAAACGTATGATTTTTGAAATAGAAAATATGAATAATATGATAAGCGAGTTGATGGAAGTTGCTACATGCAAGCCTTCTATTTATAAGAAACATGATCTAGGAAAGATTGTATTACAAGCAACAACAACTCTTCGCGAAAAAATGAATGAATTAAATGTGCAGCTTATTTCTAATGTGGAAGAAAAAACAATAGAAGTTGAATGCGATGAACGAAAAATAAGAGGAGTCTTTTTATATACAATAAAAAACGCTTTAGAAGCAATGGAGCAAGGTGGCATATTACATTTACGATTAGAGAATAAAGGAAAAGAGTATGTAATGATCAGCTTAATTGATAATGGTCATGGTATTAAGCAAGAAAACTTAGCCCGTGTTACAGAGGCCTTTTATACAACGAAACAAGATAAAATTGGTCTGGGTCTTACAGTAGCGAATCGAATTGTCACCGAGCACCTTGGTGAGCTACATATTTCAAGTGAAAGAAATACTGGAACGAGAATAGACATTATTTTGCCAAGGAAGTGTGGAAATACTGAAATCCAAGTGGAAGAAAAGCTAGGAGTTACCATATGA